One part of the Xiphophorus maculatus strain JP 163 A chromosome 1, X_maculatus-5.0-male, whole genome shotgun sequence genome encodes these proteins:
- the LOC102234741 gene encoding dynein heavy chain 12, axonemal-like isoform X1: MCALRTPLATSVKTARGEQPFCLRAPLSPLFFPDNQMSSETGDDFYQSEDDLDEDEATQYIIEQSLSQYRKLKGLNPSDLKPSADPDEIFKAIREGDEIALDRLAEQPETLSRVDERGWIPLHEAAVQDNKRILEIIFSASPPGAAQCRTLKGETPLFLAVVHGLRQNATFLLQNGCSPDVQNDEQDSPLVAAILNDQYDLATLLLRYNANVDQTGPLNRTALHESAFLGLENFVYLLLESGANLNALDVKIKTPLALAAQNGHLNVVETLLVKGAHVRSESESGTVLFDAAASGNPDIISLLLDHGADPNLPLYSGHLPIHRVAYHGHRLALEILIPVTNLQAIKESGMSPLHSAAAGGHVQCLEILLKSGFDPNFMLHPRVRRSYDDERRSALFFAVSNNDLHCARLLLEAGAMVNQDPVKCLQVALRQGNYELINTLLKYGANVNYYSRVNTTHFPSALQYALKDEVMLRMILNHGYDVMRCFDCPYGDSSHDYAPWTTSVIKDMVFCEVITVSWLKPLSGQVVRIMLDYTDHVSFCPKLKETLQQQKQWPEICHIQRNTRSLKHLCRLRIREHLSCLRLRAPVFVNFLPLPPRLKDYLRFKEFDVYSRGSMVSL; the protein is encoded by the exons ATGTGTGCACTCAGGACCCCACTGGCTACTAGTGTGAAAACTGCCAGGGGAGAACAGCCATTTTGCTTGAG AGCACCTTTATCTCCACTGTTTTTCCCTGACAATCAGATGAGCTCTGAAACAGGAGATGACTTTTATCAGTCAGAGGATGACCTGGATGAGGATGAGGCGACGCAATACATAATTGAACAGAGTCTGAGTCAGTATAGAAAACTCAAAGGGTTGAATCCGAG TGATCTGAAGCCCAGCGCAGACCCTGATGAGATTTTCAAAGCTATCAGGGAGG GGGATGAGATTGCACTGGATAGACTAGCAGAGCAACCTGAGACTCTGTCTAGAGTTGATGAGAGGGGATGGATCCCACTGCATGAGGCTGCAGTGCAGGATAACAAAAGAATACTTGAGATTATATTTTCAG CATCACCCCCAGGAGCAGCTCAGTGTCGCACTCTGAAGGGTGAGACACCGCTGTTTCTTGCTGTGGTtcatgggctgagacagaacgCCACATTCCTGTTACAGAATGGTTGCAGCCCAGATGTTCAAAATGATGAGCAGGACTCTCCATTGGTGGCAG CTATTCTAAATGACCAGTATGACTTAGCCACCCTTTTGCTTCGGTACAATGCCAATGTAGACCAAACAGGACCACTAAACAGGACCGCTCTACATGAGTCTGCATTTTTGGGTTTGGAGAACTTTGTGTACTTGCTGTTGGAGTCAGGTGCCAATTTGAATGCACttgatgttaaaataaaaactccactTGCGTTGGCTGCACAGAACGGACATCTGAATGTGGTGGAGACTCTGTTGGTAAAAG GAGCCCATGTTAGGTCAGAGTCGGAGTCTGGTACTGTGTTATTTGATGCAGCAGCTTCAGGAAACCCTGATATCATCTCCTTGCTCCTGGACCACGGGGCAGATCCCAACCTTCCTCTTTACAGTGGGCACCTGCCAATTCATCGTGTGGCATACCATGGACACAGACT GGCACTGGAAATCCTCATCCCAGTCACCAACCTACAGGCTATCAAAGAAAGTGGAATGAGTCCACttcattctgctgctgctggaggacatGTCCAGTGTTTAGAAATTCTGCTCAAATCTGGCTTTGACCCAAACTTTATGTTGCACCCAAGGGTGCGCCGCAGCTATGACGATGAGCGCAGGTCTGCCCTCTTTTTTGCAGTGTCCAACAACGACCTTCATTGCGCCCGCTTACTGCTAGAGGCCGGAGCAATGGTGAACCAGGATCCTGTCAAGTGCCTGCAGGTGGCCCTCAGACAGGGCAACTATGAACTTATCAACACCTTGCTAAAATACGGAGCAAATGTCAACTACTACTCCCGGGTCAACACCACTCACTTCCCCTCAGCCCTGCAATATGCCTTGAAGGATGAAGTCATGCTGAGGATGATTCTGAACCATGGTTATGATGTTATGCGCTGCTTTGACTGTCCATATGGTGACAGTTCTCATGACTACGCTCCTTGGACAACCTCAGTCATCAAAGACATGGTG TTCTGCGAGGTTATAACAGTGTCATGGTTGAAGCCCTTATCTGGTCAGGTTGTACGCATCATGCTGGACTACACTGACCATGTCTCATTCTGCCCAAAACTGAAAGAGACattgcagcagcagaagcagtgGCCAGAAATATGTCATATTCAAA GAAACACACGGAGCCTGAAGCACCTGTGTCGGTTGAGGATAAGGGAGCACCTCAGCTGTCTGCGCTTGAGAGCCCCAGTTTTTGTCaacttccttcctcttcctcccagaCTGAAAGACTATCTACGTTTTAAGGAGTTTGATGTTTACAGTAGGGGGAGCATGGTTagcctctga
- the LOC102234741 gene encoding dynein heavy chain 12, axonemal-like isoform X2: MSSETGDDFYQSEDDLDEDEATQYIIEQSLSQYRKLKGLNPSDLKPSADPDEIFKAIREGDEIALDRLAEQPETLSRVDERGWIPLHEAAVQDNKRILEIIFSASPPGAAQCRTLKGETPLFLAVVHGLRQNATFLLQNGCSPDVQNDEQDSPLVAAILNDQYDLATLLLRYNANVDQTGPLNRTALHESAFLGLENFVYLLLESGANLNALDVKIKTPLALAAQNGHLNVVETLLVKGAHVRSESESGTVLFDAAASGNPDIISLLLDHGADPNLPLYSGHLPIHRVAYHGHRLALEILIPVTNLQAIKESGMSPLHSAAAGGHVQCLEILLKSGFDPNFMLHPRVRRSYDDERRSALFFAVSNNDLHCARLLLEAGAMVNQDPVKCLQVALRQGNYELINTLLKYGANVNYYSRVNTTHFPSALQYALKDEVMLRMILNHGYDVMRCFDCPYGDSSHDYAPWTTSVIKDMVFCEVITVSWLKPLSGQVVRIMLDYTDHVSFCPKLKETLQQQKQWPEICHIQRNTRSLKHLCRLRIREHLSCLRLRAPVFVNFLPLPPRLKDYLRFKEFDVYSRGSMVSL; encoded by the exons ATGAGCTCTGAAACAGGAGATGACTTTTATCAGTCAGAGGATGACCTGGATGAGGATGAGGCGACGCAATACATAATTGAACAGAGTCTGAGTCAGTATAGAAAACTCAAAGGGTTGAATCCGAG TGATCTGAAGCCCAGCGCAGACCCTGATGAGATTTTCAAAGCTATCAGGGAGG GGGATGAGATTGCACTGGATAGACTAGCAGAGCAACCTGAGACTCTGTCTAGAGTTGATGAGAGGGGATGGATCCCACTGCATGAGGCTGCAGTGCAGGATAACAAAAGAATACTTGAGATTATATTTTCAG CATCACCCCCAGGAGCAGCTCAGTGTCGCACTCTGAAGGGTGAGACACCGCTGTTTCTTGCTGTGGTtcatgggctgagacagaacgCCACATTCCTGTTACAGAATGGTTGCAGCCCAGATGTTCAAAATGATGAGCAGGACTCTCCATTGGTGGCAG CTATTCTAAATGACCAGTATGACTTAGCCACCCTTTTGCTTCGGTACAATGCCAATGTAGACCAAACAGGACCACTAAACAGGACCGCTCTACATGAGTCTGCATTTTTGGGTTTGGAGAACTTTGTGTACTTGCTGTTGGAGTCAGGTGCCAATTTGAATGCACttgatgttaaaataaaaactccactTGCGTTGGCTGCACAGAACGGACATCTGAATGTGGTGGAGACTCTGTTGGTAAAAG GAGCCCATGTTAGGTCAGAGTCGGAGTCTGGTACTGTGTTATTTGATGCAGCAGCTTCAGGAAACCCTGATATCATCTCCTTGCTCCTGGACCACGGGGCAGATCCCAACCTTCCTCTTTACAGTGGGCACCTGCCAATTCATCGTGTGGCATACCATGGACACAGACT GGCACTGGAAATCCTCATCCCAGTCACCAACCTACAGGCTATCAAAGAAAGTGGAATGAGTCCACttcattctgctgctgctggaggacatGTCCAGTGTTTAGAAATTCTGCTCAAATCTGGCTTTGACCCAAACTTTATGTTGCACCCAAGGGTGCGCCGCAGCTATGACGATGAGCGCAGGTCTGCCCTCTTTTTTGCAGTGTCCAACAACGACCTTCATTGCGCCCGCTTACTGCTAGAGGCCGGAGCAATGGTGAACCAGGATCCTGTCAAGTGCCTGCAGGTGGCCCTCAGACAGGGCAACTATGAACTTATCAACACCTTGCTAAAATACGGAGCAAATGTCAACTACTACTCCCGGGTCAACACCACTCACTTCCCCTCAGCCCTGCAATATGCCTTGAAGGATGAAGTCATGCTGAGGATGATTCTGAACCATGGTTATGATGTTATGCGCTGCTTTGACTGTCCATATGGTGACAGTTCTCATGACTACGCTCCTTGGACAACCTCAGTCATCAAAGACATGGTG TTCTGCGAGGTTATAACAGTGTCATGGTTGAAGCCCTTATCTGGTCAGGTTGTACGCATCATGCTGGACTACACTGACCATGTCTCATTCTGCCCAAAACTGAAAGAGACattgcagcagcagaagcagtgGCCAGAAATATGTCATATTCAAA GAAACACACGGAGCCTGAAGCACCTGTGTCGGTTGAGGATAAGGGAGCACCTCAGCTGTCTGCGCTTGAGAGCCCCAGTTTTTGTCaacttccttcctcttcctcccagaCTGAAAGACTATCTACGTTTTAAGGAGTTTGATGTTTACAGTAGGGGGAGCATGGTTagcctctga